A genomic region of Silurus meridionalis isolate SWU-2019-XX chromosome 7, ASM1480568v1, whole genome shotgun sequence contains the following coding sequences:
- the LOC124388557 gene encoding zinc-binding protein A33 isoform X2: MQLIKADFEKLQQFLQDEEASMLAALKEDEEKKSHKMKDKIDRLTQEIASLIETINSTEEAIASEDFEFLKNYKKASECYRVECTPPDLKEMNGCLIDVAKHLSCLKFKVWEKMQTITFYTPVTLDPNTADVCLSLSDDLTVLRYTDEEQQAPDNPERFCYYECVLGSEALGTGRHSWDVEVGDSTEWALGVVYESVQRKEWFPPSPDHGMWTMCLHGGHYRAPNSISEPITLKRKPQKVRVQLDWDVGRVMFSDAADNTLIYKFKANFTEKLYPYFSTTCKRHPLRILAEKVSVYTE, encoded by the exons ATGCAGCTAATAAAGGCTGACTTCGAGAAGCTGCAGCAGTTCCTTCAGGACGAGGAGGCATCCATGCTCGCAGCTCTGAAAGAGGACGAGGAGAAGAAGAGTCACAAAATGAAGGACAAGATAGACAGGCTAACACAGGAGATTGCATCTTTGATTGAAACCATTAACTCCACCGAAGAGGCCATCGCTTCTGAAGACTTTGAATTTTTAAAG AACTATAAGAAAGCCTCTGAATG TTACAGAGTGGAATGCACACCGCCGGACCTTAAGGAGATGAACGGCTGTCTGATCGATGTGGCCAAACATCTGAGCTGCCTCAAATTTAAAGTCTGGGAAAAAATGCAGACCATCACCTTCTACA CTCCAGTGACCCTTGACCCCAACACAGCAGATGTGTGCCTTTCTCTATCTGATGACCTGACTGTCCTGCGCTACACAGATGAAGAGCAGCAGGCTCCTGATAACCCAGAGCGCTTCTGTTACTACGAGTGTGTGCTGGGCTCCGAGGCCTTAGGGACAGGCCGCCACAGCTGGGATGTAGAGGTAGGAGACAGCACCGAATGGGCACTCGGGGTAGTGTACGAGAGCGTGCAACGTAAGGAGTGGTTCCCACCCAGTCCTGACCACGGCATGTGGACCATGTGCCTACACGGAGGTCACTATCGTGCACCGAACTCCATCAGTGAGCCGATCACACTTAAGAGGAAACCACAAAAAGTGCGAGTGCAGTTGGACTGGGATGTGGGCAGGGTCATGTTTTCAGATGCTGCAGATAACACACTAATCTACAAGTTTAAAGCAAATTTTACTGAAAAACTCTATCCGTATTTCTCAACGACGTGTAAACGACATCCCTTGCGCATTCTTGCTGAGAAAGTGTCAGTGTACACAGAATAG